A window of Mycolicibacterium holsaticum DSM 44478 = JCM 12374 genomic DNA:
AGTCGCGCAACGAGCAACGCATCGCCGACGAGATCGAGGCCGCGCTGCGCGAGCAGACCACCGGCTTCGAGATCGTCCGCAACGGCAACGCCGTTCTGGCCCGCACCGACTACGGCCGACCGTCGCGGGTGCTGCTCGCCGGCCACACCGACACCGTGCCCGCCGCCGACAACCTGCCCAGCCGGCGGGAAGGCCCGCATCTCTACGGTTGCGGTACCTCCGACATGAAATCCGGCGACGCGGTCTTTCTGCACCTGGCCGCGACGGTCCCCGAACCGCGCCACGACATCACGCTGGTGATGTATGACTGCGAGGAAATCGAAGCGAGCGCAAACGGTTTGGGCCGCATCGAGCGCGAACTGCCCGACTGGCTGGCCGCCGACGTCGCGGTGCTCGGCGAACCGTCGGGCGGATACATCGAGGCCGGCTGCCAGGGCACGCTGCGCGTCGTCGTCACCGCCGCGGGAACCCGCGCGCACTCCGCGCGATCCTGGTTGGGCGACAACGCCATTCACAAGCTCGGGGCTGTGCTGGAGCGACTGGAAACCTATCGGGCCCGCAGCGTCGACATCGACGGCTGCGTCTACCGCGAAGGGCTCTCGGCGGTCGGCATCGACGGTGGGATCGCGGGTAACGTCATCCCCGACGCGGCGTCGGTGACGGTGAATTTCCGCTTC
This region includes:
- the dapE gene encoding succinyl-diaminopimelate desuccinylase encodes the protein MGLDLHADPIALTAALVDIPSESRNEQRIADEIEAALREQTTGFEIVRNGNAVLARTDYGRPSRVLLAGHTDTVPAADNLPSRREGPHLYGCGTSDMKSGDAVFLHLAATVPEPRHDITLVMYDCEEIEASANGLGRIERELPDWLAADVAVLGEPSGGYIEAGCQGTLRVVVTAAGTRAHSARSWLGDNAIHKLGAVLERLETYRARSVDIDGCVYREGLSAVGIDGGIAGNVIPDAASVTVNFRFAPDRSPRQALDHVHEVLDGLEVQITLTDSAAGALPGLTKPAAAALVAAAGGQVRAKYGWTDVARFAALGIPAVNYGPGDPNLAHRADERVDTAAITAATETLRRYLTG